AGGCACACTAACCCAAATTCTGGATTAATTCTTTTTTGTACCTTTAGCTTGCTATGTCGAATCAACTGCAATATGAGCACTCTCCTTATTTAAAACAGCACGCCCATAATCCGGTACACTGGATGCCATGGGGAGAAGAAGCCCTTACAAAAGCAAAAACAGAAAATAAACTTATTATTATCAGCATAGGTTATTCAGCCTGCCACTGGTGTCATGTTATGGAACGAGAAAGTTTCGAGAATGAGGCTATTGCGCAGACCATGAACAAGTTTTATGTACCCATTAAAATAGATCGGGAAGAACGTCCGGACATTGACCAGATTTATATGACTGCGGTACAGCTGATGACCAATGCCGGTGGATGGCCGCTAAATTGTATCTGCTTGCCAGACGGAAGACCCATCTATGGCGGAACCTATTTTAAGCCTCATGACTGGCAGAATATTCTACTGCAGATTGCACAGATGTGGGAAGAACAACCACAGGTTGCTATAGAATATGCGACTAAATTAACCAACGGAATTCAGCAAAGTGAGCGATTACCAATAAATCCCATTCCGGATCAGTATAGCACAGCAGATTTATCAGCTATAATTACACCATGGGTAGCATTATTTGATACAAAAGACGGAGGGTACAACCGTGCTCCAAAATTTCCTTTACCCAATAACTGGATCTTTCTTTTACGCTACGGGGTACTCGCAGGGGATGAAAAAATTATCGATCATGTTCATTTTACCTTACAGAAAATGGCTTCCGGTGGCATTTATGATCAGATTGGCGGAGGCTTTGCACGCTATTCTGTCGATCCTTACTGGCATATACCTCATTTTGAAAAGATGCTGTATGACAACGGGCAACTGCTATCCCTGTTTGCAGAAGCTTATCAACAAAGACCATTGCCCTTTTATAAACGCGTAGTACACGAAACTATACAATGGGCTAACCGCGAAATGCTGGCACCTAATAATGGTTTTTACTGTGCACTGGATGCTGACAGTGAAGGAGTGGAAGGAAAATACTATTCTTTTTCTAAAAGTGAAATAAAGGATGTATTGGGTGAAGATGCTCCATTGTTTATCTCCTACTTTAATATAACAGAGCAAGGAAACTGGGCTGAGGAATCAACCAATATTCCCATTCTTGATATCGATGCTGATCAAATGGCTTTGGATGCCGGATATTCAGCGGAAGAATGGGAGACCTATTTAGCTGCCGCCAAAGAAAAACTATACCGTTACAGAGAGACCAGAGTCAGGCCGGGACTGGACCACAAGCAACTTGCCACGTGGAACGCTTTAATGTTAAAAGGATTAACAGATGCATACCGTGTCTTTGATAATTATTCCTATCTGGATACTGCAATAAAAAATGCGCATTTTATTCTGAATGAATTAATGAAAAGTGATGGCCGGATACTCCACCAGCCAAAGGATGCCAATCGGGAAATATTTGGATTTCTGGATGATTATGCCTTTACGACGGAAGCCTTCATTGCATTATATGAAGCCACATTTAATGAAAAATGGCTCGATCTGGCCAGGCAATTAGCTGATAAAGCATTAGAGTTGTTCTATGACATCAACCAAAAAACCTTTTATTATACAGCAGATTCTTCCGGAGAACTCATCGCCCGGAAAAGTGAAATTATGGATAATGTAATCCCTGCATCCACTTCCACCATAGTCCTTCAACTCAAAAAATTAGGCTTATTATTTGATAACGAAGACTATACTGCTGTAGCGGATCAGCTTTTCGCAAATGTATTTCCACAGCTCAAAACTTATGGATCCGCGTACTCCAACTGGAGCATTTATCTGCTTGAAGAAATATACGGTAACAATGAAATTGCCCTTGTTGGTGAAAATGCAGATGTGTGGAGAAAGGAATTGGATCAGCACTATATTCCAAATAAAATTACATTAGGTGGAACAAAAAGTAAACTTCCTTTGTTATTAAATAGACAAGGTATTGGATCAAAAGCATACCTTTGTAAAAATAAAACCTGCAGTCTTCCACAGGATTCGATTGCATCAATACTGAATTTACTCAATGATAACGGGAATGATTAGTTTCCCATAATTTAATTCTAATGGCAATAGCAACAAACAACGTTGTAACATTAACTTACACACTTCACACGGTTAAAAACGGTGAAAAAACTTTCGTAGAACAAACCAGCAATGAAAACCCTTTGGATTTCTTGTATGGTGTTGGCATGATGCTTCCAAAATTTGAAGAAAATATTGCAGGTCTGAATGTTGGTGATAAAATTGATTTTGAACTTGCTCCGGAAGACGCTTATGGCGAAAAAGACGAGCGTGCGGTCGCACAATTACCAGCTGACATGTTCAAAGAAACAGGTTTGCCTCCGGTAGGTGAAGTTCTGCCTTTACAGGACAATCAGGGCAACCAATTCCGTGCTGTAGTCGTAGAAGTTACTCCGGAAGCCGTAGTAGCAGATTTGAATCACCCAATGGCAGGTCAAACTTTGCATTTTGAAATTGAAATCCTTTCTGTTCGTCCGGCAACAGAAGAAGAATTGTCTCACGGTCATTCACATGGTCCGGATGGCACACACAGCCACTAATTCTTCGGAATAAAACATAACGGGTCTGAATTGCTTCAGACCCGTTTTTTTCTTTACAGAAATTTATGACAGCGCGTCTAATACTTAATCGCTCTCAACATCTCCCTTTTCCCCGGAGCACCCGGAGCCTTTTCGATCTCAAAACCCAAAGCTTTCATACTTCGTTTCAGATTACCGGTTATAGCATAGGTCACAAACATGCCTCCTGGTTTGATATATTGAGCGATATGCCCCAGAGCTTCATCAGACCACATTTCAGGTTGATGAACAGCAGCAAAAGCATCAAAATAGACAACATCAAATTGCTTATCCGAAGTAAAATCCATCAATAAAGTATGGGCAATATGCAGATTCATATTTTCCGTTACAGACAGACTGCTGTCTAAAGATTGGGTATAGTTCTCTGTAAAAGAATTCCATATTAACGGATCAACGTAAGCATCGTATCCCGTATCTTTAATTACACTCAATGGCAATGGATATCCTTCTATTCCCACATAGTCTACAAGAATATCGGAGCCAGAAACGTACTCAGCAGTCTGCAAAAAATTTAATCCGGTGCCAAATCCGATTTCCAGAACGGATACTTTATGCAATCCTGTATGTTTTACATAAAAATCCAGTCCCATCTGTATAAATACATGCTTGCTTTCCTGCAATGCTCCATGCTTAGAGTGATAACACTCTCCTATTTCTGCATTAAATAATGTTTTCGAACCGTCACCTGTTATAACAAAATCCATTTCCCTAAAATTTTAACAAAACTAAAACAAAAAAAACCTATTTTTATTCCAAACACTAATGGAAAACGCAAATAAATCATTTATAGAAAATTATGGCAGCATTCTTTTGCTGTTGTTAGGTATTATAATAGGCTGCCTTATTGGTATCTTTGCCAAAGACATTGTCCCTTATATCAAACCCTTAGGAGACATTTTTCTGAATTTGCTGTTTGTTTCCATTATACCTTTAATTTTCTTTGCTATTTCTTCCTCAGTTGCCAATATTGAAGGCAACCAAAGACTAGGCCGTATTATGGGGGTTATGGCAGCAGTATTTCTAGTCACCATTATTATTGCTGCGATCAGTATGATTATTGTGCTGAAACTCTTCCCTATAGACCAGGTTGTAAGTTCAGATCCGACAGCCACATCCCCGCTGATGGACAACAAAGAATCCTGGGGGGATCGTATTGTACGTTTCCTGACAGTAGGAGAATTTTCGAATCTGTTATCCCGCCAGAGCATGCTTGCATTTGTGATTTTCTCCTTTTTGGTAGGAATAGCGGCAAGAAAAGCGGATGAAAAAGCCAAATCCTTTATCGTATTCCTCAATGCAGGTAATGAAGTGATGAAGAATTTATTGATTATGATTATGAAATTAGCACCTGTCGGCCTGGGGGCTTATTTTGCATTTCAGGTTTATGATCTGGGGCCTAAATTATTCGATATCTATGCCAAACCTATGGGTATATATTATGGATACGGTATTATCTATTTCTTTCTGTTTTTCACTATTTATACTTTTATTGCCAATGGCAGAAAAGGAGTAAACTCTTATTGGAAAAACAATATACTGCCGACTTTTACAGCCTTATCGACATGTAGTAGTCTGGCAACTATGCCTGTCAACCTAAGTGCTTCGCCCAAAATGGGAATTCCCCCTTCAGTCGCAAACGTAGTGATTCCATTAGGTACAACATTACATAAACATGGTTCTGCCCTGTCCTCTATTCTGAAAATATATGTAGCTTTTGTATTGATGGGGTGGAATTTTTTCGATCCTGCAACATTGATTACAGCAGTAGGCATCACCGTATTGGTAAGTATTGTTGCTGGTGGAATACCCAATGGCGGATATATAGGAGAAATGCTGATGATATCGGTATATGGATTACCGACGGAGGCTATCCCGGCTGTCATGATTATCGGAACATTAGTGGATCCGCTGGCAACAGTTCTGAATGCCACAGGAGATACCATGGCTGCGATGCTTGTTACCCGGTTTTCCGGAGAAAAATTTACAAATCAGGACCCTGTAACATAAGTTGCTTAGTCCTATTTTTCAGAATATTCCAGTGGAGTGCATGCTAAAAGCGGAGACCTAACCGTATCGTACCATACTGATGATTAGAGTACATTTTCTTTCCTTCTTTTGTATTAAACACAAATCCAGCATCTACATAGATCTTTCTATTTGACCATGCACCTCCAATATAGTGTTTCATAATATAGGGTTCTATTTCATAAAACTTTTGTTTATCCCGGGCAAACGGACCTCCCTGAATAGTTGCATTATAAAGTTGATAGGTGTAGGATGGGGTATAAAAAAAGTAATACTCATTATCCGTATTTAAAAATCCGCCAGTTCTTGTAAAATGAGAAGTATAATAATCTGCCAGCTTTCCAAAGCGCAATGTAGCCTGAACAGAGGCATGTGAAAAGGCCATCCCGGCTCGTAATGTACCTCCACCTGACAGCTCTAGCTTATTTGAAGCACTTCTCCATATTTTTTTGGAAAGTTTACTCTCTACATCTGCTCCTACAGAAGTATTCAGTTCAGATGCCCAGCTTTCCACTTCATACATAGAAAGTAATCGATGTACATATTTCTGAACCTCCTTACCTTTAGCACCTTTTCCTATAACATTTACTTCTGCTTTAGCTGTCCATACCCATTCATCTCCGTAAACGCGCTGAAACTCCCCATTCAGAAATAAGTAAGCTGTAGAGGGCCTGTCCCAGTACAAAGAGTTCCCGGCCTGTACCTCAATACCGTTGTACAACTGATGTCCCAGTTGAAAGGAGAGTATATCCGTCCGCCTGTTACGTGCCTGCTGCAAGGGAACGGTGTAAGTAATAATCAATCCATTGGTATAATACCTATCCTGCCCATTCATCAGATATACATCATTGTCACTCTGAAATTCCAGCAAATGCGGAAGACGTTCCTGCGAAAATGCAGATGACAGAAACGTGGTGAACACAACAAACCCGATAGAAAAGCGACAAATAAATCTATTAATCTTAAAAAGCATTGTAATATTTCGGATATAGGTCCACTAATATGGCAAGTTAAATATTTTATCCAAATTAGAATATCACCTAAGTGTTAAAAAAGAGCATTTTAGTTAATCTGTTTAAAATAATTCTAAATAAGGTCCAGAATTTGGTTTTTTACTTACTTCCATTCGTATTTCGTAATTTTGCAGTTGATTTAGTGCATTTAAAAATGAAAAAGAGTTCGATCATATTAATTATCATCATTGCGATTGCAATAGCCATGATCTTAGTGATTTACACAGATTCCAGTACATATTCCACGTTCACACAAGCGAAAGAGAAAAAGACTGAACTGTATGTTGTCGGCGTTTTGAATAAGGAGAAACAACTCCATTATGAGCCAACTAAAGATGCCAATCACTTTTCGTTCTATATGTATGACAATGACAGCACCGAATGTCAGGTCGTATTTAACGGTGCAAAACCGCAGGATATTGAACGTTCAGAACAAATTGTATTAACAGGAAAAATGGAAGGAAACATTTTTCATGCAAGTAAAATACTTATGAAGTGTCCTTCCAAATACAATCAGGATCAGATAGAAGTAACTGAATCTGCGGCTACTCCAAAAACAGCATCTATACAATAATTAGAAGTATCATTTATCTTAAACAATGGACGTAAATTACGTTGGTGAACACCTACTACCGGGCAAAATAGGACAATTTTTTGTTATCCTTGCTTTTGGTTCGGCACTTTTATCATTTATCAGCTACTATTTTTCTACACGGAATCCGGAAGACAGTTCCTGGAAAAGAATAGCAAGAATAGGCGTCTGGGTAAATGCTGCATCTGTTGTCGCTATCGGAGCGATGTTGTTTTATATTATTTACAATCATCTCTTTGAATACCATTATGCCTGGTCGCATTCGTCCAAAGCACTTCCAACACATTATATTATTTCCAGCTTTTGGGAAGGTCAGGAAGGAAGCTTCTGGCTATGGACATTCTGGCAAGTTGTTCTTTCCAGCATACTATTGTTTAAAGCAAAGACATGGGAAAGTCCGGTTATGACCTTTGTCATGCTTTGTCAGGCATTTCTGGCCTCTATGCTGCTAGGTATAGAATTATTTGGCTACAGAGTAGGAAGCTCGCCTTTCATCCTGTTAAGAAATGCACTTGAAGCTCCGATTTTCAGCGATCCGAACTACCTGTCAATGATAGCTGACGGAAATGGATTAAATCCGCTTTTACAAAACTATTGGATGGTTATCCACCCTCCTACCCTTTTTCTGGGCTTTGCATCCATGATTGTTCCATTCGCTTACGCTGCTGCAGGACTTTGGACTAAACGCTATAAAGAATGGATCGTACCAGGATTGCCATGGGGAATGTTTGCTGTAATGATTCTTGGAGTAGGTATTATTATGGGCTCATTCTGGGCGTATGAAGCACTTAATTTCGGAGGTTTCTGGGCCTGGGATCCGGTAGAGAATGCATCTATTATTCCATGGTTTACCCTTATTGCGGCCGTACACGTTATGGTAGCCTATAAAAACTCCGGCCATTCTTACTTTACAGCTACTTTTTTAGCTTTGGTCAGCTTTGTACTTGTAATCTACGCATCATATCTCACAAGAAGTGGTATTTTGGGCGAAACATCCGTACACTCTTTTACGAGTCTTGGGATGTCCAGTCAGCTCATCGTATTCAATGTGGCATTCTTAGCTATCATGGTCATATTACTGGTCGTGCGTAAAAAAGAAATGCCGAGTTCACAAAAAGAAGAAGATATCTATTCGCGCGAATTCTGGTTGTTTATAGGAGCCTTAGTATTAACGGTAGCCTGTGTACAGATTATCTCTACGACATCCATACCAGTATACAATGCTATATTCAAAACTGACGTAGCACCTCCGATAGATCCTATACCTCATTATAATAAGTGGCAGGGAGCTTTTGCAGTAGTGGTACTGATCCTTACTGCATTCACGCAGTTTCTTAAATACAAACGTACCGATTCCAGAAAATTTTTCGCAGCAACTGTCGCCTCCCTGATTATTGCATTATTGCTTACAGCCGGTATTGTCTATGTCACTAAAATATACAGCAATTTCATGTATATCCTGATTGCATTTGCCAGTATATTCAGTGTTCTTGCCAATCTGCGCATTCTCGGAGATGCTTTCAAAGGAAAATGGAGATTAGCCGGATCGGCAGTGGCGCATATCGGATTTGCCCTACTTGTATTAGGCGCATTGGTGGCAGCAGCTACCAATCAGGTTATTTCGGTAAACAACAGTGGGTATATAGCTGTTGCAGGATTTGATAAAGTTGAAAAACCCGGAGAAAACCTGTTCCTTACAGAAGGAGAACCCGTTCAAATGGGAGAATATCGCCTGACATATATCGGGGATAGTGTAGCCAGTCCAAATGTCTTCTACAAGATCAAATATGAAAAACTGGATGAAGAGACAGGAAAAGTAAAAGAAGATTTCGTACTGATGCCATTTGCACAGAACAACCCTAAAATGGGAGGGTTGATCGGTACACCATCGACCAAGCACTACATCACGCATGATATTTATACGCTGATCACAGCTGCACAGGCCGACACGCAATCCCAGGCAGCAGGCAAGGATAAAGATGAAAAATCCAGTTTTGATGATTACGAAGAGCCGGCAACTTATCAGGTGAATATAGGCGATACGCTACGCTACCGGAATGGCTATTTCGTCATTGAAGGTGTCAATAAGAATGCAACATTGAATAAGATTCCAAAGGCTCCTGAAGATGTACTGGTAGGTCTGAAAATAAAGGTTGTATCTAAGAATGATAAAAAATATGAAGCCGAGCCGATATTTCTGATTAAGGGCGGAAATACATTTGACTTCAATAAAGATATCGAAGAAGAAGGATTAAGATTCCGGTTCACCAATATTATTCCTCAACAGGATAAACTGGAAATCATGGTATATCAGAAACCTCTGCCTGAGAAAAAATGGATTGTATTCAAAGCGATCAAGTTCCCGTATATCAACTTTTTCTGGTGCGGAACGATTGTCATGACGATCGGTTTCATCATGTCGATTTATCGCCGAATCAAAGACGAAAAAGTAAAAAAACAACCTGCTAAAGCATGAAAATCGTAATCCTCGGAAGCGGCAATGTAGCGAATCATTTTGCACTTCGCTTTGATCAGTTAGGATATCAGATCGTACAGGTATATAGTCGTCGTAAAGCCAATGCTCAAGCATTGGCTTTACGCTTTAATGCTATTGCTACAGATGATCTCGATACGGTAGACAGACTTGCAGATCTTTACGTGATTGCTGTAAGTGACGAGGCCATTCCCGAAGTAGCAGCGCATTTGCCCGCAGATATAGACGGAATAGTTGTTCACACATCTGGAGCTACAGACTTAAGTATTTTACAGGTATTTACGCATTCGGGAGTATTGTATCCGGTACAAAGCATTTCCAAGAATATAGAAACAGATTTTGCACAGATTCCAATTGGCGTGGAAGCTAATGATACCAGTACTATGGAAAGCTTGTGGAAAATTGCGACAGCACTATCTGATCATGCATTCGAGTGTAATAGTAAACAGCGTATGGCTTTACACGTATCAGCCGTAATCGTAAACAATTTCTCCAACATCCTCTATCAGCTCTCCTACGAGATTATGCAGGATAATAATTTATCTTTCGGACTCCTTCTTCCCATTATACAGGAGACTGCTAAAAAAGTGCAAAATAAGCCGCCAATTGATGGACAAACCGGACCGGCAATACGAAATGACAATATTACGATAAATAAGCATTTAAACTTTCTCAGAGAGAATCCTCCCCTGCAAACAATCTATCAACAATTGACATTGGAAATTGCCAAAAGAAGAGACAAGTAATCGTTTCATTGCAAATCAAACAAATCTTTTCATAACCGTTCAAATATTTCTTTTTGAACAGTATACTTTCTAATTTTGTTGCTTTATTCATTGAAGGAATGGCAACTTATAACGTTGCTATTTTAGCATTCAATTTTAAAATTTATGCTTTTACCAACATTTATAATTCCACACCACAACTTGCTAGCGTAAATCTTAGCACCCTATTTGCTATAACAATAACAAACTTTATAACATCATAGATTATGCCTGTTAGAAATCTAATCATCGGAACCATTGCTTTAGTTAATTTCATTATCATTTCCTTTGGACTGATTTTCACTTCCAACTGGTTTTGGCTATTAATTATTCCATTTCCAATGCTACTGATCGCTGTGTACCACACGATCCAAACTAAACATGCGATTTTGAAAAACTATCCATTGGTTGGATATTTCAGATTTTTCTTCGAATCTATTCGTCCGGAAATGAGACAATATTTTTGGGAATCAGATACAGATGGTCGTCCTTTCAGCAGACGTCAGCGTTCTATCGTGTATCAACGAGCAAAAAATGAACGGGAAACGGTAGCTTTCGGAATGCAGAGTGATCCCAATGCTATTGGCAATGAATGGGTGGCACACTCCGTTTTCCCTTGCCATATCAACAATCACGACCTGCGCACCACAGTAGGTAACTCACAATGTAAACAGCCTTACAGCCTTAGCGTATT
The Sphingobacterium spiritivorum genome window above contains:
- a CDS encoding thioredoxin domain-containing protein; the encoded protein is MSNQLQYEHSPYLKQHAHNPVHWMPWGEEALTKAKTENKLIIISIGYSACHWCHVMERESFENEAIAQTMNKFYVPIKIDREERPDIDQIYMTAVQLMTNAGGWPLNCICLPDGRPIYGGTYFKPHDWQNILLQIAQMWEEQPQVAIEYATKLTNGIQQSERLPINPIPDQYSTADLSAIITPWVALFDTKDGGYNRAPKFPLPNNWIFLLRYGVLAGDEKIIDHVHFTLQKMASGGIYDQIGGGFARYSVDPYWHIPHFEKMLYDNGQLLSLFAEAYQQRPLPFYKRVVHETIQWANREMLAPNNGFYCALDADSEGVEGKYYSFSKSEIKDVLGEDAPLFISYFNITEQGNWAEESTNIPILDIDADQMALDAGYSAEEWETYLAAAKEKLYRYRETRVRPGLDHKQLATWNALMLKGLTDAYRVFDNYSYLDTAIKNAHFILNELMKSDGRILHQPKDANREIFGFLDDYAFTTEAFIALYEATFNEKWLDLARQLADKALELFYDINQKTFYYTADSSGELIARKSEIMDNVIPASTSTIVLQLKKLGLLFDNEDYTAVADQLFANVFPQLKTYGSAYSNWSIYLLEEIYGNNEIALVGENADVWRKELDQHYIPNKITLGGTKSKLPLLLNRQGIGSKAYLCKNKTCSLPQDSIASILNLLNDNGND
- a CDS encoding peptidylprolyl isomerase, yielding MAIATNNVVTLTYTLHTVKNGEKTFVEQTSNENPLDFLYGVGMMLPKFEENIAGLNVGDKIDFELAPEDAYGEKDERAVAQLPADMFKETGLPPVGEVLPLQDNQGNQFRAVVVEVTPEAVVADLNHPMAGQTLHFEIEILSVRPATEEELSHGHSHGPDGTHSH
- the mnmD gene encoding tRNA (5-methylaminomethyl-2-thiouridine)(34)-methyltransferase MnmD, coding for MDFVITGDGSKTLFNAEIGECYHSKHGALQESKHVFIQMGLDFYVKHTGLHKVSVLEIGFGTGLNFLQTAEYVSGSDILVDYVGIEGYPLPLSVIKDTGYDAYVDPLIWNSFTENYTQSLDSSLSVTENMNLHIAHTLLMDFTSDKQFDVVYFDAFAAVHQPEMWSDEALGHIAQYIKPGGMFVTYAITGNLKRSMKALGFEIEKAPGAPGKREMLRAIKY
- a CDS encoding dicarboxylate/amino acid:cation symporter — its product is MENANKSFIENYGSILLLLLGIIIGCLIGIFAKDIVPYIKPLGDIFLNLLFVSIIPLIFFAISSSVANIEGNQRLGRIMGVMAAVFLVTIIIAAISMIIVLKLFPIDQVVSSDPTATSPLMDNKESWGDRIVRFLTVGEFSNLLSRQSMLAFVIFSFLVGIAARKADEKAKSFIVFLNAGNEVMKNLLIMIMKLAPVGLGAYFAFQVYDLGPKLFDIYAKPMGIYYGYGIIYFFLFFTIYTFIANGRKGVNSYWKNNILPTFTALSTCSSLATMPVNLSASPKMGIPPSVANVVIPLGTTLHKHGSALSSILKIYVAFVLMGWNFFDPATLITAVGITVLVSIVAGGIPNGGYIGEMLMISVYGLPTEAIPAVMIIGTLVDPLATVLNATGDTMAAMLVTRFSGEKFTNQDPVT
- a CDS encoding lipid A-modifier LpxR family protein, yielding MLFKINRFICRFSIGFVVFTTFLSSAFSQERLPHLLEFQSDNDVYLMNGQDRYYTNGLIITYTVPLQQARNRRTDILSFQLGHQLYNGIEVQAGNSLYWDRPSTAYLFLNGEFQRVYGDEWVWTAKAEVNVIGKGAKGKEVQKYVHRLLSMYEVESWASELNTSVGADVESKLSKKIWRSASNKLELSGGGTLRAGMAFSHASVQATLRFGKLADYYTSHFTRTGGFLNTDNEYYFFYTPSYTYQLYNATIQGGPFARDKQKFYEIEPYIMKHYIGGAWSNRKIYVDAGFVFNTKEGKKMYSNHQYGTIRLGLRF
- a CDS encoding cytochrome c maturation protein CcmE, translated to MKKSSIILIIIIAIAIAMILVIYTDSSTYSTFTQAKEKKTELYVVGVLNKEKQLHYEPTKDANHFSFYMYDNDSTECQVVFNGAKPQDIERSEQIVLTGKMEGNIFHASKILMKCPSKYNQDQIEVTESAATPKTASIQ
- a CDS encoding heme lyase CcmF/NrfE family subunit encodes the protein MDVNYVGEHLLPGKIGQFFVILAFGSALLSFISYYFSTRNPEDSSWKRIARIGVWVNAASVVAIGAMLFYIIYNHLFEYHYAWSHSSKALPTHYIISSFWEGQEGSFWLWTFWQVVLSSILLFKAKTWESPVMTFVMLCQAFLASMLLGIELFGYRVGSSPFILLRNALEAPIFSDPNYLSMIADGNGLNPLLQNYWMVIHPPTLFLGFASMIVPFAYAAAGLWTKRYKEWIVPGLPWGMFAVMILGVGIIMGSFWAYEALNFGGFWAWDPVENASIIPWFTLIAAVHVMVAYKNSGHSYFTATFLALVSFVLVIYASYLTRSGILGETSVHSFTSLGMSSQLIVFNVAFLAIMVILLVVRKKEMPSSQKEEDIYSREFWLFIGALVLTVACVQIISTTSIPVYNAIFKTDVAPPIDPIPHYNKWQGAFAVVVLILTAFTQFLKYKRTDSRKFFAATVASLIIALLLTAGIVYVTKIYSNFMYILIAFASIFSVLANLRILGDAFKGKWRLAGSAVAHIGFALLVLGALVAAATNQVISVNNSGYIAVAGFDKVEKPGENLFLTEGEPVQMGEYRLTYIGDSVASPNVFYKIKYEKLDEETGKVKEDFVLMPFAQNNPKMGGLIGTPSTKHYITHDIYTLITAAQADTQSQAAGKDKDEKSSFDDYEEPATYQVNIGDTLRYRNGYFVIEGVNKNATLNKIPKAPEDVLVGLKIKVVSKNDKKYEAEPIFLIKGGNTFDFNKDIEEEGLRFRFTNIIPQQDKLEIMVYQKPLPEKKWIVFKAIKFPYINFFWCGTIVMTIGFIMSIYRRIKDEKVKKQPAKA
- a CDS encoding Rossmann-like and DUF2520 domain-containing protein; amino-acid sequence: MKIVILGSGNVANHFALRFDQLGYQIVQVYSRRKANAQALALRFNAIATDDLDTVDRLADLYVIAVSDEAIPEVAAHLPADIDGIVVHTSGATDLSILQVFTHSGVLYPVQSISKNIETDFAQIPIGVEANDTSTMESLWKIATALSDHAFECNSKQRMALHVSAVIVNNFSNILYQLSYEIMQDNNLSFGLLLPIIQETAKKVQNKPPIDGQTGPAIRNDNITINKHLNFLRENPPLQTIYQQLTLEIAKRRDK